In a single window of the Zea mays cultivar B73 chromosome 5, Zm-B73-REFERENCE-NAM-5.0, whole genome shotgun sequence genome:
- the LOC100216725 gene encoding uncharacterized protein isoform X1, whose protein sequence is MSLCTIARRLCLSKPSSVNRLSVIWAHLYSTEAAKDTGAKKYKYPDVYDPYGPMSLPSEKVVDLADRIAALPPEEIKQIAPALLFRLNQEPPQAISGQGFSFGAQGGAGVGAGKAEEKKAEKTVFDVKLEKFDAAAKIKIIKEIRTFTDLGLKEAKELVEKAPVILKQSLTKDEAEAIIGKIKAAGGVAVME, encoded by the coding sequence ATGAGTCTATGTACAATAGCACGCCGACTATGTCTTTCAAAACCATCCTCTGTGAATCGTCTTTCAGTAATTTGGGCTCATCTATACAGCACCGAGGCTGCAAAGGACACGGGTGCTAAGAAGTACAAGTACCCTGATGTATACGACCCATACGGGCCTATGTCGCTACCGTCAGAGAAAGTTGTGGATCTAGCTGACCGCATCGCTGCTCTCCCTCCTGAGGAGATCAAACAGATTGCTCCAGCCCTTCTATTCAGACTGAACCAAGAGCCGCCACAGGCTATCTCCGGCCAGGGTTTCAGTTTTGGTGCTCAGGGTGGTGCGGGGGTCGGTGCCGGAAAGGCTGAGGAAAAGAAAGCTGAGAAGACAGTCTTCGATGTCAAGTTGGAGAAATTCGATGCTGCTGCAAAGATCAAGATTATCAAGGAGATCAGGACCTTTACGGATTTGGGGCTGAAGGAGGCAAAGGAGCTAGTGGAGAAGGCCCCAGTCATTCTGAAGCAATCGCTCACAAAGGACGAAGCAGAAGCAATCATAGGGAAGATAAAGGCAGCTGGCGGTGTTGCTGTCATGGAGTGA